A single Anatilimnocola floriformis DNA region contains:
- a CDS encoding beta strand repeat-containing protein produces the protein MHFSVQRWYQSLKQSLLGGKAASTVRAKRSLRGAARKSLRLESLEERSMMAITATDQGNTLVIDTNDNGNLTLSAFNGTLTLTSTDRTIDGNPITGGFSTAQYNMADFDSVFVNTGQTSNVVFDSVNIIGSAAFANQNVTAFGVTVDVTGGPLTVNGLTLSSQGLGITIDIDQTINSTGAVNFHPLSANVILRAPINAPGQTVSLASGVIQTNTFTVSQTSAGVITANSVYAEAGGGVSLNADNHVSQIAGKVFAYGGFFDPQAANPGDFSFKSVDDLTVGTVPTNFFPFTPVSGVTTTNGNVTLSSAATKTITVNQAVTANGTGKLLTLSADAFDLDASKAITGQSVLLQTVGAGVNLTLGGAGLTNSELDAVSATNLTVAASGTVTVSGAMALGDDVSQLITLRGASVNVANSIAGNSSTGTLRFETNSLALNGAMSQSVSAPAVEILATTDVAFNNSFNLGGMDFTANELAALDEATVGTLRVFTTGDISFTGVATNFANGFILKSNNVVALQANGTISTSSGGSVTASRLYAAADSVSLTGASNSIGTIAGSAASGSFEVTSSGDLAVGSVDVGGRGIGAAGITGPVVLLTGGNVSQTASGPITAISLGVDATAAIDLTTANNRVGTLALKNSSGDMSFKNNPGTTLTIGTAGGITGITSSVTTTNVTVQTNSSLSVTAPIQKIGGGQLNRLLLTNTGDLTQTAGGTIEAASLGISANGSIELDGATTMSRRLPLRRRPTLVCT, from the coding sequence ATGCACTTTTCCGTCCAACGCTGGTATCAATCGCTGAAGCAGTCCTTGCTGGGGGGAAAGGCCGCTTCAACGGTTCGAGCAAAACGCTCTCTGCGTGGCGCAGCTCGGAAGTCGTTGCGACTGGAATCGCTCGAAGAACGATCGATGATGGCGATCACAGCGACAGACCAGGGCAACACGCTGGTCATCGACACCAACGACAATGGCAACCTGACATTATCTGCTTTCAACGGCACGCTGACGCTGACGAGCACCGATCGCACGATCGATGGCAACCCGATTACGGGGGGCTTCTCGACGGCTCAGTACAACATGGCCGACTTCGACTCGGTTTTTGTCAACACAGGTCAAACCAGCAATGTGGTCTTCGACTCGGTCAACATCATCGGCAGCGCCGCTTTTGCCAACCAGAACGTTACCGCCTTTGGGGTTACTGTTGACGTAACGGGTGGACCTCTCACCGTCAATGGATTAACGCTTTCCAGCCAAGGGTTAGGTATCACGATCGACATCGATCAAACGATCAACTCCACCGGCGCGGTGAATTTCCACCCTCTCTCGGCCAATGTCATTTTGCGCGCTCCCATCAACGCTCCTGGACAAACGGTGTCGTTGGCTTCTGGCGTTATTCAAACGAATACTTTCACCGTATCGCAAACCTCGGCTGGTGTGATCACTGCCAATTCCGTGTATGCGGAAGCGGGAGGGGGCGTTTCGCTGAATGCAGACAATCACGTATCGCAGATCGCCGGCAAAGTCTTTGCGTACGGCGGTTTCTTCGATCCACAGGCTGCTAACCCCGGCGATTTTAGTTTCAAGTCAGTGGATGACCTGACAGTGGGGACGGTTCCCACAAATTTCTTCCCGTTCACACCCGTTTCGGGTGTCACGACAACCAATGGCAACGTCACCCTGTCGTCGGCTGCGACAAAAACTATCACTGTCAACCAAGCAGTGACCGCGAACGGAACGGGGAAACTGCTCACTTTGTCTGCCGACGCCTTCGACCTCGATGCCTCTAAGGCCATCACAGGTCAAAGCGTTCTGCTGCAGACTGTCGGCGCTGGCGTGAACCTGACGCTGGGGGGCGCTGGGCTGACGAACAGCGAGCTTGATGCGGTCAGCGCGACCAATCTGACCGTAGCTGCCAGCGGCACTGTCACTGTCTCGGGCGCTATGGCGCTCGGCGATGACGTCAGTCAGTTAATTACGCTGCGCGGCGCGAGCGTGAATGTCGCCAACAGCATTGCTGGCAACTCGTCGACGGGAACGCTTCGTTTTGAAACCAATTCGCTGGCGCTCAACGGGGCGATGTCGCAGTCGGTCTCCGCGCCGGCTGTGGAAATCTTGGCGACCACCGATGTCGCGTTCAATAACTCGTTCAACTTGGGTGGCATGGATTTCACGGCCAATGAGTTGGCCGCTCTCGACGAGGCTACCGTCGGCACGCTGCGCGTCTTCACCACTGGCGATATCTCTTTTACCGGCGTAGCGACGAATTTCGCGAATGGTTTCATACTGAAGTCGAACAACGTCGTGGCGCTCCAAGCAAATGGTACGATCTCGACGAGCTCAGGCGGATCCGTCACCGCGTCGCGGTTGTATGCTGCGGCCGATTCGGTTTCGCTCACCGGCGCGAGCAACAGCATCGGCACGATCGCTGGTTCGGCTGCGAGCGGAAGTTTTGAAGTTACTAGTAGCGGCGATCTGGCGGTCGGTTCAGTGGATGTTGGCGGCCGAGGCATTGGAGCGGCTGGCATCACTGGCCCGGTTGTTCTCCTGACCGGCGGCAACGTGTCGCAGACAGCGAGCGGTCCGATCACCGCCATCTCGCTCGGCGTCGACGCTACGGCAGCGATCGATCTCACCACAGCCAACAATCGCGTCGGCACGTTGGCGCTGAAGAACAGCAGCGGCGACATGTCGTTTAAGAACAACCCCGGTACCACGCTGACGATCGGGACGGCCGGCGGGATTACTGGTATCACGTCGAGCGTTACGACCACGAACGTCACTGTCCAGACCAACAGTAGTCTGAGTGTGACTGCGCCGATCCAGAAAATCGGTGGCGGACAACTCAACAGGCTGCTGCTCACCAACACGGGCGACCTAACTCAAACGGCTGGCGGAACAATCGAAGCAGCATCACTGGGAATTTCTGCGAACGGAAGCATCGAGCTCGATGGCGCGACGACAATGTCTCGACGTTTGCCGCTACGACGCAGACCAACTTTGGTGTGTACCTGA
- a CDS encoding phosphatidate cytidylyltransferase, which translates to MMLAADSSFTRLFDPRLAFDHPVTIGIFVFIAAGIVISGAAIYGAAAAGKLKAATATELKLRWQSWCVLLFAIAGPILLGAAYTIVAVVILSLLCYREYARAVGISGHFVINFIVFVCTLMAGFACFDHYDRLFFACGALGTGLIVVGTIHQDQPKGFNQRVALGLFGWLLFGYSLGYLGLMTNDPRFRPLLLTIILAVEMNDVFAYCCGKTFKGPKLLPTTSPGKTISGSVGAMVLTTILVGVLMHYLFRGTAVDHWSKLITLGVIISGLGQLGDLTLSSIKRDVGIKDFSAAIPGHGGFLDRFDSLVFVPPAVYHYLSLVLGPLGSDEPIRIFTGG; encoded by the coding sequence ATGATGCTCGCAGCCGACAGCAGTTTCACGCGGCTCTTCGATCCACGCTTGGCTTTCGACCATCCGGTGACGATCGGCATTTTCGTTTTCATCGCGGCTGGCATCGTGATTTCCGGTGCAGCCATTTACGGCGCTGCCGCCGCTGGAAAACTAAAAGCCGCGACTGCGACGGAATTGAAATTGCGCTGGCAATCGTGGTGCGTGTTGCTGTTTGCGATCGCCGGACCCATTCTGCTCGGCGCTGCGTACACCATCGTTGCCGTCGTGATTCTTAGTTTGCTCTGCTATCGCGAATACGCGCGAGCTGTCGGCATTTCCGGGCACTTCGTGATTAACTTCATCGTCTTCGTTTGCACGTTGATGGCCGGTTTTGCTTGCTTCGATCACTACGATCGTTTGTTCTTCGCCTGCGGTGCGCTCGGCACGGGCCTGATCGTGGTCGGCACGATTCATCAAGATCAACCGAAGGGTTTTAATCAGCGCGTCGCGCTCGGTCTCTTTGGTTGGCTGCTGTTTGGCTATTCGCTGGGCTATCTCGGGCTGATGACGAATGACCCTCGCTTTCGGCCGTTGCTGCTGACGATCATTCTGGCGGTGGAAATGAACGACGTCTTTGCCTATTGCTGCGGCAAGACATTCAAAGGGCCGAAGCTGCTGCCGACGACCAGCCCTGGCAAAACGATCAGCGGCAGCGTCGGCGCGATGGTGCTGACCACGATTCTTGTCGGTGTGTTGATGCACTATCTGTTTCGCGGAACGGCCGTGGATCATTGGTCGAAACTGATCACCCTTGGCGTGATCATTAGCGGTCTCGGTCAACTCGGTGATCTGACCTTGTCCTCGATCAAACGCGACGTCGGCATCAAGGACTTCAGCGCGGCGATTCCCGGCCATGGTGGTTTTCTCGATCGCTTCGACAGTCTAGTCTTCGTGCCGCCTGCCGTTTATCACTACTTGTCACTCGTGCTCGGCCCGCTCGGCAGCGACGAGCCGATTCGCATCTTCACCGGCGGTTAA
- a CDS encoding CDP-alcohol phosphatidyltransferase family protein, whose amino-acid sequence MSDPANAERRPIASRETAWARAISSFLGRIGCTPNGISVAGMFAGVLAGVCFACTRIEGFHIAGFLLGALCVQLRLAANMFDGMVAIETGQRSPVGELYNEVPDRISDIGTLVGAGYAIGGMPELGLWAAAMAVLTAYVRAQGKAAGAPNDFCGPMAKQHRMAVITISAVVAAYLPATWLPKWEQFPTAGVISLALAIIIVGCVFTVLRRLSRMSAYLRKNKA is encoded by the coding sequence ATGAGTGACCCTGCCAACGCCGAACGCCGGCCGATCGCTTCGCGCGAAACGGCTTGGGCTCGCGCGATTAGTTCCTTTCTCGGCCGTATCGGTTGCACGCCCAACGGCATTTCCGTCGCGGGAATGTTTGCTGGCGTTCTCGCCGGTGTTTGCTTTGCCTGCACGCGGATCGAAGGCTTTCACATCGCCGGTTTTCTGCTCGGCGCTCTCTGCGTGCAACTCCGCCTGGCCGCGAATATGTTCGATGGCATGGTGGCCATCGAAACAGGCCAGCGTTCGCCGGTCGGCGAGCTCTACAACGAAGTTCCCGATCGCATCTCCGACATCGGCACGCTCGTCGGCGCTGGTTACGCGATTGGTGGTATGCCGGAACTCGGCTTGTGGGCGGCAGCCATGGCCGTGCTGACTGCCTATGTGCGGGCGCAAGGGAAAGCGGCCGGTGCTCCGAACGACTTTTGCGGGCCGATGGCAAAGCAACATCGCATGGCCGTGATCACGATCAGCGCGGTGGTTGCGGCGTACCTGCCAGCGACTTGGTTGCCGAAGTGGGAGCAATTCCCAACCGCGGGTGTGATTAGTTTGGCGCTGGCTATTATTATCGTCGGCTGCGTTTTCACCGTGCTGCGTCGCTTGTCGCGCATGTCCGCTTATTTGCGAAAGAACAAAGCATGA
- a CDS encoding PepSY-associated TM helix domain-containing protein yields MSKLSPPVSSIVPPPKKRPTEIVRPVEATPPTARNGKTLNTQFAAAVRWLHIYVSLLGFAALMFFAVTGITLNHPTWFGIDGAVHTTEHKGELKKDWLNLPLPAGLTAPPQTESGEIDFAQQVAKLEVVEHLRATHRLKGAVGEFRVDDRECTIIFKGPGYTADAYINREDGKYTVTETTLGVVAIINDLHKGRDTGAAWSWVIDLSALVTVFVSITGTILIFYIKRKRWSGIITAVVGTILFALLYVLFVP; encoded by the coding sequence ATGTCGAAGTTAAGTCCGCCAGTTTCGAGTATCGTGCCGCCGCCAAAAAAGCGGCCAACTGAGATCGTTCGCCCGGTGGAAGCGACTCCGCCGACGGCTCGCAACGGCAAAACGCTGAACACTCAGTTTGCTGCCGCGGTCCGCTGGCTGCACATCTATGTGTCGCTCCTCGGCTTCGCCGCGCTCATGTTCTTTGCAGTCACCGGCATCACGCTGAACCACCCTACGTGGTTCGGCATCGATGGGGCTGTGCATACCACCGAGCATAAAGGCGAGCTCAAAAAAGACTGGCTCAATCTGCCGCTGCCAGCCGGTCTGACCGCGCCACCGCAAACCGAGTCCGGCGAAATCGACTTCGCCCAGCAAGTGGCGAAGCTGGAAGTGGTCGAGCACCTGCGAGCGACGCACAGGCTCAAAGGCGCCGTCGGCGAATTCCGCGTTGACGACCGCGAGTGCACCATCATCTTCAAAGGCCCCGGCTACACTGCCGATGCTTACATTAACCGCGAAGATGGCAAATACACGGTGACCGAAACCACCCTGGGCGTGGTCGCGATCATCAACGATCTGCACAAAGGCCGCGACACCGGCGCGGCCTGGTCGTGGGTGATCGATCTCAGTGCGCTGGTCACGGTGTTTGTTTCGATCACCGGCACGATTCTGATTTTTTACATCAAGCGCAAACGCTGGTCGGGAATTATCACAGCCGTCGTCGGCACGATTTTGTTTGCATTGCTCTACGTTCTCTTTGTACCGTAG